The following DNA comes from Miscanthus floridulus cultivar M001 chromosome 5, ASM1932011v1, whole genome shotgun sequence.
ACTATCTATCTTACTAACTATGTAACTATGTAACTAACTATATATCTAACTATGTAAAGTATCTATCAATCAACCTATCAATCTAAATATCTTTCTACCTATCTAAATCACTACCACGCTAACTAACTAATAATCATTGTTAAATAagaacaaaattaaaaaaaaaactaatgtaCCTCGAGTGCAAGGGAGGCGCAACCGGTCGACCGGAGGCAGAGACGGTCGATGGGGAAGCTGCCGTGCGCCCAAGCGTGCTCGCGGCCGGCAACCGGAGCGGCCAAGCAAGCGGGGGCAGGCGGCCACAAGAGGCCTGCAACCGGCACCCCGCTACCGGTCCACGGCCCTCGCTGCCCCTGTGGAGCGGGCAAGGAAGGGTGGCGTAGCAGGGGCCTACGCGGTCGCGGCCGTCCGGGTTCGATGACGGGAGGGCGGCGCAGCAGTCGTGAGCACGGCGTGGCTCGGCGCGCAGGGTGGGGATGGGTGCGGTGGGGCGCTCCCGGCCAGCGCGGCTCGGCACGACGTGCGGGGATGGGCGCAGCCAGACGGTGCGCGGCTAGCCACGGCGCCTGTGCTCAGGGCAGGGCGGCGCGACGAGGAGCGGTGCCAGGTGGCGTCGGGCGGGCAACAGAAAACGGGGTGAGAGAGaacgggagaggaagagaggagagcAAGGAAGAGAAAGAAAACGGACCCACCTGTAGGGCAGGATCGACACCAAGATCTTTGGCGCACAGcccggcgccaagatctacgacgcCAAGCTCGGCGCGAAGACCTGTGGCGCCGTGCTGCCTGCCAGGTCACCTCCACATTTGCGTCGACTCCTACGTGGCCCCGAAACCTAGGCGCCAAATATGCTGGCTCCGAGacatgttagctcggcgccaattaccctggcgccgagctaagggtctatattttgaaagcatacctccagagacatatttgtgataaactataaaaaaagggccaaaaaaacaaaaaaacattcGGGCGCATGTACTTCCACACGCCCACCGCGGCGGCATGGAGCGTCAGCTTCGGCACGACGAGGTCCGGGTGCCACGCAAGATTGCGTAGATCTCACCGAGGTCCGACTTGTGGCTTTAAAATATTGTTTAGTATTTTAACAATCTCaaataaaaaactcaaaactataaagttgtatatttgatgaagaactacaacttttatattaaaaaatatctTGCTTTGACACCGAACAAAATAAATGATATTTCTAATGTGACGAGCGCTCGTATGAAATTGATAGGTTGTTGAAACCTTGTATTATTTTTTTACTATCTTAACGACCTCAAATAGaaaaattcaaaactagaaagttgaaggtctcattgagagctataattttcatatataaatcattttaatccaaTGTCATATGAAAAAGATACGGATTTTTTAAGGTTGGACCTTAACGCACTGGTACGGGTGCTACAGTCTACCGCATCAAGAGTGGCGCGGCTAGGCTTTTCAGCAGGAAAATCGCTGTCCACCATGACGGATGGGAAAGACCGCGCAGATGAATCTAGCACGCAACGTGTTTTTTGTCGCGCCAAGCTTGTTGGCGTGGCCAAAAGGGttagaaataaaaataaaaagtggaTGGTATTATTTTTAAAATAAGATTTGAAAAGCATTAAAAAAATTCCGAGCGGAGGCTGTTTGGCGCAGACCAGCTCAGAAAAGTGATCCATAATCAGTACGAAACGGCCTAAAGTGTCAAGAGCAACTTCTCCAATGCCAAAGGACAATACGCCGGGGCCAGATGGACTCCCAGGACTTTTCTTCGAGGAATGCTAGCCAATAATCAAGTATGCCATCATAGTGGTCGAGTTTAACTTTTAACCGCAGACACTGAGACACAGCAGCCTTGCTTGCTAGGACGTCTCCATCGACGAGCAACAAGATTTTTTTAAACTGTATGACATGTGTGTGTGGCAGCTATTGCTTGAGGAGTGAGGACGTACGCGCGCCACGCCGGGCGGGGCGCTGCTAGGCGCGCGAGGCACTGGAGGCCGGACGTTGCTCCGTCTCTTTCTACGTGCCAACTCGTGCCTTTGGTTCGCTAGCGACATTGGTGATTTCGTGCGAATTTAAGAGCGGCAGCCGGCAGGCGGGCAGGGCAGGCCACCAACGCCGGCGCAACGAAATGGCGGCAGCCGGGGACAGCGGCCGCCTCCTCTGCGTGACGGGCGGCAGCGGCTTCATTGGCTCCTGGCTCGTCCGCTGCCTCCTTGACCGCGGCTACACCGTCCACGCCACCGTCAAGAACCTCCGTAAGTGACACATGTGCTCCGATGCTGGCTCAGCTCCCAGACCTCTTCCTGCTCTGCTCGCCGTGTAGCCTCAAATTCAGTTGCCCGGTTGAACCTGCCGGATTTTCGCTGCAGAAGATGAGGGCGAGACGAAGCACTTGCAGGCCATGGGCGGCGCCGACACGCGTCTCCGGCTGTTCCAGATGGACCTCGTCGACCCTGCTTCCGTTCGGCCAGCGATCCAAGGCGCCCATGGTGTCTTCCACCTGGCGTCTCCTATGATACTGCAGGCAGAAGATCCGGAGGCAATTCTTTCTCCATGATCGATCACCCGATCGTTGCATAATCCGAGATTGGTCGAGTAGGTAACACTTGTATTGGTTCCGCGCATGCATACAGAAGGAGCTGCTGGAACCTGCGGTGAAGGGAACCCTCAACGTTCTGCGTGCCGCTAAAGATTGTGGAGTCGGCCGCGTTGTGCTCATGTCGTCACAGGCGGCTATGGTGCCGAATCCCAACTGGCCTGCGGGCAAGGTCATAGATGATGATTCTTGGGCCGACGTTGAGCTGCTCAAGAAGCTTCAGGTAACTGGCTGTTTTGTCCTCAAAGCTGCTGCACTGTTGCAGATGCTATGGTTCAGGGCTTCATGCTTGTGCTCATTTATGCTCTGAGTTGCAGATTTGGTACAGCGTATCCAAAACACTGGCAGAGAGAGCCGCATGGGACTTTGCCGAGAAGGAGGGGTTGCAGATAGCTGTGCTCAATCCAGGGATGGTATTGAGCCCAATGTTAACACCATCAGTTAACACCAGTCTGCGTCTGTTGCTGCAAATTCTGGGAGGTCAGTCAATCACTGTCTCTTGTTGTGTTGCAAATCTGCAAAAGATGAATATTTATATATGCTCTCATGGTACGAAGTATCTAAAGAGTGCAAACTACCCAGGCGAGAGGCTTGACTTGGACGACATCTACATGGGCTGTGTTGATGTGAGAGACGTCGCGCACTCTCTCATAATGTTGTACGAGAACCCATCAGCACAAGGACGCCACTTATGCATCGAATCCGTTGAACGCCTGGTTGATTTGGCCAATAAGATTGCTGATCTTTACCCTGAACATCCGGTTCAGAGGTGACACATCT
Coding sequences within:
- the LOC136453456 gene encoding phenylacetaldehyde reductase-like isoform X1 — encoded protein: MAAAGDSGRLLCVTGGSGFIGSWLVRCLLDRGYTVHATVKNLQDEGETKHLQAMGGADTRLRLFQMDLVDPASVRPAIQGAHGVFHLASPMILQAEDPEKELLEPAVKGTLNVLRAAKDCGVGRVVLMSSQAAMVPNPNWPAGKVIDDDSWADVELLKKLQIWYSVSKTLAERAAWDFAEKEGLQIAVLNPGMVLSPMLTPSVNTSLRLLLQILGGERLDLDDIYMGCVDVRDVAHSLIMLYENPSAQGRHLCIESVERLVDLANKIADLYPEHPVQRIREDKQGWVVRTKEPSKKLIKLGVRFTPLDETIKDTVDCFRSKGLI
- the LOC136453456 gene encoding phenylacetaldehyde reductase-like isoform X2, translated to MAAAGDSGRLLCVTGGSGFIGSWLVRCLLDRGYTVHATVKNLHEGETKHLQAMGGADTRLRLFQMDLVDPASVRPAIQGAHGVFHLASPMILQAEDPEKELLEPAVKGTLNVLRAAKDCGVGRVVLMSSQAAMVPNPNWPAGKVIDDDSWADVELLKKLQIWYSVSKTLAERAAWDFAEKEGLQIAVLNPGMVLSPMLTPSVNTSLRLLLQILGGERLDLDDIYMGCVDVRDVAHSLIMLYENPSAQGRHLCIESVERLVDLANKIADLYPEHPVQRIREDKQGWVVRTKEPSKKLIKLGVRFTPLDETIKDTVDCFRSKGLI